From one Paenibacillus terrae HPL-003 genomic stretch:
- a CDS encoding response regulator transcription factor, which produces MSNVLIIEDDNMLGDTLSLYLTGEGYNATRVEQAAEGIARLGMVQPDIILLDLLLPDLDGVNPCPLVRKHTDVPIIVISSENNISERIRTLTLGADDYICKPFSMQELKARIEALFRRIEITRLQARGLAPEAEPETDIVLDLARRMITVDGQVVETTFSEFELMKLFYLNRGIVFSRYALIQALRGTDSFINERAVDVHINHLRRKIEKDPKKPKLIRTIWGIGYKFMQ; this is translated from the coding sequence ATGTCTAATGTTTTGATTATTGAAGATGACAATATGCTGGGAGATACCCTTTCCTTGTATTTGACTGGAGAAGGCTATAACGCTACTCGGGTGGAACAGGCGGCTGAGGGAATCGCCCGGCTGGGTATGGTGCAACCTGATATTATTTTGCTAGATCTGCTGCTTCCAGATTTGGATGGTGTCAATCCCTGTCCACTGGTACGCAAGCATACGGATGTGCCCATCATCGTGATTTCTTCAGAAAACAATATCTCAGAGCGCATCCGTACACTTACACTGGGAGCAGACGATTATATTTGCAAGCCTTTCAGCATGCAGGAGCTAAAGGCACGAATCGAGGCTCTTTTCCGTCGTATTGAAATCACACGGTTACAGGCAAGAGGCCTTGCACCTGAAGCCGAGCCTGAAACAGACATTGTTTTGGATCTAGCGCGAAGAATGATTACCGTTGATGGGCAGGTTGTGGAGACGACATTTTCGGAATTTGAGCTTATGAAGCTTTTTTATTTGAACCGCGGAATTGTATTCAGCCGATATGCCTTGATTCAAGCTCTTCGTGGCACAGACTCCTTTATTAATGAGAGGGCTGTAGATGTACATATCAACCATTTGCGCAGGAAAATCGAAAAAGACCCTAAAAAGCCTAAATTAATCAGGACCATCTGGGGAATTGGTTATAAATTTAT